The Macaca mulatta isolate MMU2019108-1 chromosome 19, T2T-MMU8v2.0, whole genome shotgun sequence sequence gcccgccatcacgcccagctaatttttgtatctttagtagagacgaggtttcaccatgttggccaggctgctttcgaactcctggcctcacgtgatctgcctgactcggtctcacaaaatcctgggattacagacgtgagcctccACACCTAGCCCACTTAGTCTTACTGACAAAACCAGAACGTAGAGTCTCCCGGGGCAGGCAATACCAGGTTTCAGGGTCTCCTGCCTCAAAGCCCAGTGGGAATTGTGGTTGTAGGACTGGTGCTGTCCAGCCACACAGCAGCTGTGGTAGGTTGGGCGCTGGCCCCAACACCCCTATGGAGGGGGCCCGTCATGACTGCTGGGTCCCTCTCCTATAGCGGGGGATCCACTTCTCCATCGTCTCTCCCCGGAAGCTGCCTGCACTTCGGCTTCTGTTTGAGAAGGCAGCCCCCCCGGCCTTGCTAGAGCCGCTGCAGCCTCCGACAGATGTGAGCCAGGACCCAAGGCACATGGTGCTGGTTCGGGGGCTCGTGCTGCCCGGTGAGGCCTGGGCACCGCGCGCGGGGATCGGGGGCTCAACGTGTTTCCCAGCTCCCTCTGACTTGGATTTTGGAtttctctcccctttctccaTCTTGAATCCCTTCTTTCCGGGGTTGGCCATCCCTCCTGCTCTCAGTTGGGGGTGGCTCTGCCCCAGGCCCCCTCCAGCCAAAGCAGCCAGTCCCCCTGCCTCCTGCCGCACCCTCCGGTGCCACTCTCTCAGCAGCTCCccagcagcctctgccccccGTCCCCCCGCAGTACCAGGTATGGATGTTTCCAGGAAGGGACATGCTTCTGGGGACTTGCTGGAGCCCTGGCCCCTGGGGAGAGATCTAGTTGCATGTTGGAGCTTGTGGGATGATGGGAGTCCCATGGGACATTGGGAGGGTGGGACTCCTGGGGCCATGGAAGCTCATCTGCTAGGTGATGGGTGTCGTGAGCTTCTGAGCTCTCCCAGCTGGGGCAGCTGTGCCTTGTGGGGCCGTGGGTGGTGTGACCTCGTGGGACACCAGGATTGGAGGGCCATGGTCCTCACCAgtccctttccttcttcccttctacCCACAGGTTCCTGGGAACCTGAGTGCAGCTCAGGTGGCCGCCCAGAATGCAGTGGAGGCCGCCAAGAACCAGAAGGCTGGGCTGGGCCCTCGCTGTGAGTCCTGGGGCGAGAATGAAGGGGCGGGCAGGGGCCAGGCAGGCCTCCCTCCACACACTTGTTCCTCACTTCTTCCCTTGGTCTCTCCCACAGTCTCGCCCATCACCCCTCTCCAGCAAGCTGCTCCCGGAGTGGGTCCCCCCTTCAGCCAGGCCCCAGCTCCCCAACTACCCCCAGGACCCCCTGGTGCCCCCAAGCCACCACCTGCTTCCCAGCCCAGTCTGGTCTCCACCGTGGCCCCTGGCTCCGGTCTGGCTCCCACAGCGCAGCCCGGGGCACCGTCCATGGTAGGTGCCTGCACACCTCCTGCCCCCACTCCTTCCTCCTGCTGCCCACAGCTAGGACAGTTAGAGGATGAGTCATTTGCCTTCCAGGGGGGTGTGGATCTGGTGGCCCTGGGGCCTTGGGGGTTCGTGGTACGTGTGCTGCAGATGCCTGAGATGAGGGTCTGGGGACGGAATGGGGAGGCTCATGGCTCCAGGTGGGTCAGGGCTGTTCTGAGAAACCCAAGGAATCCCTGGGTTTGGGAGTCCGGGGCATCACACAGCTTATGAGTCCTGGAATCCTGCAGCATCCAAGCATTTCGGGTCCTGGGGCTGGCCAAGTGCTCTTCTGGGAATGGATGAGCAGAAGAAGGGGCCtttccttcttcctggtttgcccTCACAGGATGGCCCCTGGAGGCCCCCCTCTTTCCCCATTCTCATggccctccttcctcctctctggcAGGCAGGCACTGTGGCCCCAGGAGGGGTGAGTGGCCCTTCCCCAGCCCAGCTAGGAGCCCCAGCCCTCGGTGGGCAGCAGTCAGTCTCCAATAAGCTTCTGGCATGGAGCGGGGTCCTCGAGTGGCAGGAGGTGAGGGGCCTGAGGGTCCATTGGGCACTTGGGACTCCTGGGGCCATGGGGCTGGGCATGTGGGACTCATGGGTCACATGCATGGGGTTTGCAATGCTGGGTTTGGGGGCATTCCTTGGGCTGGACCCGTGGGATCCGGGACCAGGCCAGGAGCCCCATGGCGCAGTGGGACTTGCGGTACAGAAGAGAGTCCCCATGCAAAGAACCCAGAAAAGCCTAGGATTTGGGGCCCAGAGAAGGGCCCAGGTGATGTAGCACCTGGGGCACAGTGGATTGTGGGATTTAGGGGCCGGGCACGTAGCCCTAACATTTGAGGAATTGAAGGTTTGCTGGTCtggaggaggggccaggggctCATGGGACTTAAACTGGGGAAcatcctgagctttggggccagCAGGCTAGGACATGAGGGCTCAAGGGGACTGAGGCTTATGGCCCTTTTTACTTTGACATGCTCTTTTTCCCCCTCAGAAACCCAAACCTGCCTCAGTGGATGCCAACACCAAGCTGACACGGTCACTGCCCTGCCAGGTCTATGTGAATCATGGCGAGAACCTGTAGGTGACTGTCGGGTGGGGTgcggtggggctggggctggcccCCTCCTCACACCTCTCCTGGCATCACCCCCCCAGGAAGACTGAGCAGTGGCCCCAGAAGCTGATCATGCAGCTCATCCCCCAGCAGCTGCTGGTGAGTGGTGGTGGAGGGCCAGCCCTGCTGCCAGGCAGCCCTCACCCTACTGTCTCTTCCCTGTTCCCTGCCCTACCCCCACTCCCTGCCTCGTGTCCCCACCTCACTTGCCCACACCAACATGCCAGCTGACTTCTGTGTCTCCCGCAGACCACCCTGGGCCCTTTGTTCCGGAACTCAAGGATGGTCCAGTTCCATTTCACCAACAAGGACCTGGAGTCTCTCAAAGGCCTCTACCGCATCATGGGCAATGGCTTCGTGAGTCCAGGGCATTGGGGGCCGAGGGGCATTAACTCTTGTACTGCTTTCTGCTGACCTTTGAAGGGAATCCCAGAGTGCCTGGGCCCATGGAAGCCGTTTTTGATGGTTGGGTGGACTTCATGCCCTTAGGTTCCTCGCCTTTCTTCTAGAGCCTTGACTTTTATTATAATCATCGTATGCACCAGATTGAGGGATATTCCACATTAAAAATGTGAGCTGGATGTGACTGGAGCAGTTAGGAGGAAGCTGTTGATTCTGGCATGGGTTTATGGGATGTGTTGGTTTCCTGTGGCTGCGGTAACACATTACCACAAGCAGAGGggctcaaaacaacagaaatgtgttcgatcccagttctagaggccagaagccCAAGGTCAGGGTGTTGGCAGGACCGCGCTCTCTCTAGAGGCTCGAGGGAAGGCCTCCTCATTGCCTCTTCTAGCCAGTAACCCCAGGCTGCAGGTGGCATCGCTCCAGGGTCTTCCTTGATCCTGTggctgtcttccctctgtgtgtgtctctatgtgGCATTTTCTGTATCTCTGTGTCCCTGTGCTTATAAGGACATCAATCATTTTGGATTAGGCCCCATTTTCCTGATCTCATCTTACTACAACTGCAAAGACCTTCTTTCCAGATAGAGTCTGGAAAAGGTGCTGGAGACTGGAACCTCAGTTTagctttctggttttgttttttgagacagagtttcactcttgtcacccaggctggaatgtagtagtgcaatcttggctcacagcaacttccgtctcccgggttcaagcgattctcctgcctcagcctcccgagtagctgggattacaggcatgtgccactatgcctggctaatttctgtattttttagtagagacagggtttcaccacgttggccaggctggtctcgaacttctgacctcaagtgatctgccgccttggcctcccaaagtgctaggattaccagtgtgagccaccgcacccagcctcagcaTAGCTTTCTGGGAGACACAGTTCACCTTGTAACTCGGGGAAGGAGCAGATCAGTTACTTCTGTGCACCAGGCATTCCTGCACGAAAGAGGACCTTAGGGATCACCTCATGGGATCCTCACAGAACCGTGTGAAGAAGGCATTCCTGAGAGTTAGGAGTGCTTCTGGCTGCAAATAACATAGTTTTCCAAACAAATAGATAATTGGGGGCACTCAGAAAAAATTTTCTCTTATGATTCTGTGAGTCACCTGGGCTCAGTGGCCATCTCGCTTGGGGACTCTCATGGAATTGCCATCAGATGGCAGCTGAGACTCTGGTCGTCTGAAAGCTTGACTGGGCTGGATGTTCAAAATAGGCGCTCCtcataggccgggcgtggtggctcatgcctgtaatcctagaactttgggaggccgaggtgggcggatcacgaggtcaggaagattgagaccatcctgactaacacggtgaaaccccatctctactaaaaatacaaaaaattagccgggcgtggtggcggacgcctgtagtcccagctgctccggaggctgaggcaggagattggcgtgaacccgggaggcggagcttgcagtgagccaagatcgcaccactgcactccagcctgggacagagcgagactccgtctcaaaaaacaaaacaaaacaaacaaaaacagctccTCACACAGCactggctgttggctggggcTTGGCTAGGACCGGCCATCCCAGTGTCTGCACATGGCCTGTCCACATGGCCACACTGTGGCAGCTGAGTTCTGAGAGGACAGGCGTTGTAGGAGCAGGCATTTATTTTTTTGCACAGAACAGGACATCCAGAGGGGGCCAGCTATTGGGGTTGGTTTCATAGGTCTGTGACATCAGGGGCAGGGCCCTGTGGTTCTCTTGACCTCTCCTGTATAGTCACAGGGTAGCTCCCATGGCTCCAGGCATTCCGTATGCCTTCATGAAGGAGGGGAAGGGGGCTGTGTATTTCCCTTTCTTCAAGACAGCAGAGACTTTCTCAGATTCCCGAGCAGGCCTCCCTTTCACCTCCTGGCCCAGACCTAGGCCACTGGGCAGCACCTAGTTGATGGGAGGCTGCTGGGAGCAGATATCCATGACTGTCTGGGGCTGGGACATGTTGCAGCCCCAGGTGGCATTGGGAATGCAGGGGAGGAGGACACTTGGATTTGGATTAGGCAGCTAGCAGTGTCTGTCTCaggcaggaaactgaggctcagagaagtcagcTCACTTGGCCTAGGTCAGCCTCGCCTCCCTCAGGAGCCCCTGCCCTGAATGCTCCATGTGTTACCCccctgatgaccagtgatgtttCCTGGGTGCTTCCTGTGGGCTGAGCCTCGGGCAGGGCTCTTGCTGTGGATCGGACATCCCATAGTCACAGCGACCCTGTGATGTGGGAGCACTCCCCGTGGGGTACACTGGCCGATGCTGAGGcctggaggatctcttgaggcccgGGGTCCGACACCACCATTGATCACAGGCCTGTGGGTACCGACCGCGCTCTGCATCTAAGCCTCTCTGTCACGGCTGTGACTCTCAGCAGCCCTTTAAGGAGGCAGCCGTGGCATTTAATGCCCAAGGAAACTGGGGCATCCCATGAGGAGCAGGTGATGGCCAAAGGTTGAAGAGCTGGGCTCCAGCGCTTTCTCTCCACTTTCCCTCTCAGTGCGCAGCCAGAACCCCAGCTTGCCCTGAGTGCCTCAGTTTCTGTCTCTGGAGCAGCCCACAGCACACCTGTTCTCCTCAACCTTCTATAGCAGAAACCTCACCTCCCCTTGCCCAGGGGGCCTCTAGAATCTTCTCGAGTGGGGAGGGGGTCAGGGCTCCCTCTTTCAGGGCATAAATGGTTCTGAAGAGCTGTTGTCCACCCAGGCGGGCTGCGTGCATTTCCCCCACACGGCGCCCTGTGAGGTGCGTGTGCTCATGCTCCTGTACTCGTCCAAGAAGAAGATTTTCATGGGCCTCATCCCTTATGACCAGAGCGGCTTCGTCAACGGCATCCGGCAGGTCATCACCAACCACAAGCAGGTCCAGCAGCAGAAGCTGGAGCAGCAGCAGCGAGGAGTGAGTGGTCACAGTCCCCAAACCAGCACTGCGACCCCCTCCTGCCCGGGCCCCACATGGCCCCCCGGGATCTCCAGGACCACAGACGCCCACCCTTCTCCCAATACATGGCACCCCTAAGCTAAGTCCCACTCAGATTTTCTTGCAGTCTCTCTCCTTTTTCAGCACCCACATCAAAGCCTTGACACAGAGCTTCCTACTGGGGACCTTGAAGCATACAGCGTCCCTCTCAGACCACTCACCCCCAAAGAGAATGTCCCTATCTCCTTACGAATTCCCCTCAGGGCAcaggtcctcctgcctcagattcaGGACGCCACCACCCTCAGTTACTGACCTGCCCCTCTCTCCTCATGCAGATGGGGGGACAGCAGGCACCCCCAGGGCTGGGGCCCATTCTGGAGGACCAAGCGAGGCCCTCACAGAATTTGGTGAGGACAGGGCTGGCGgagtggggggtgggtgggggaggccCCAGAGGCTGCTCTCTGTGCCTGCAGGAGGGACGTGAGGCCCGTCTCCCTCACCCCTGTGTCTCTTCCCACCAGCTCCAGCTCCGCCCACCGCAGTCCCAGCCTCAGGGTACTGTAGGGGCCTCTGGGGCCACGGGGCAGCCCCAGCCCCAAGGTACTGCCCAGCCCCCCCCAGGTGCCCCCCAAGGCCCTCCTGGAACAGCTTCTGGCCCACCCCCTCCTGGACCCATCCTTCGGCCTCAGAACCCTGGGGCCAACCCCCAGCTGCGAAGCCTCCTCCTCAACCCGCCACCGGTGAGATGTGGGGGTGGGGTAGTGGGAGTTCCAGATCCTGGCCTTGGCGGTTCTGGTCCTGTTGTCTGGGAGGAGGGAGGTTGACTGTGGTCAGTGGGCGTGAATGGAGACCCGCCCAGGGCTTTAGGCAGAAGACAGACCGCCTTCTCTCTGTCCATCCCCTACCTTTGAAGAAAAACTTCCCCTCACCACTAGCTGATGCGATCTCTGAGCAGTGTCTGTGTTGAGAGGTGGAGAGTCTCTATCAGGAGCCTCTGAGCCACTCTCTGTGTTCTCCCAGCCGCAGACCGGGgtgcccccaccccaggcctcccTCCACCACCTCCAGCCACCAGGGGCTCCTGCGCTGCTGCCCCCGCCACACCAGGGCCTGGGGCAGCCCCAGTTGGGGCCCCCACTCCTGCATCCACCACCTGCCCAGTCCTGGCCCGCACAACTTCCCCCGCGGGCTCCACTGCCAGGTAAGGGGACCCGGGGGAGGGCAGAGGTCTGGACTGAGTGTCCCAGCAGCTCCTGGGCTAGAGCACCGAGACCAAGTGCTTCTGGGAAGTCAAGACATAGGATCCAAGAATGAGGGTTCCCCCACGGGCTGCAGAGCTCTGAGGACTCTGGGAAAGTACAGCCCATGGGTCCAAGGACCTAGTGGGTTAAGAGTGTTTCCCATGATCCTCCTGTGTGTGCTCCTGGGATtgctgggaaatgtggtcttAGGGCCAGAGAAGTAGTTTTAGAGAAGGGCTCCCAAAGGCTCATGGGAAACAGCATATTTGTAACTAGATGGGGTTAGAAGGTGCTTCTGTTGGGTCCCCCAAGGGCTGCCTAGAAAACTTAGTGCCTCTGGgccctcctgggcccaagggccTACTGGGAGATGCAGTCCCTTCCCCACTGCCCCTCAGGTCAGATGCTGCTGAGCGGGGGTCCCCGAGGCCCGGTCCCCCAGCCGGGCCTGCAGCCCAGCGTCATGGAGGACGACATCCTCATGGATCTCATCTGAATCCCCAACACCCAATAAAGTTCCTTTTTAACACACGCCCCGGCTCCCGTCACTGACATCCCCCAGGACTGGGCAGGAGGAAACCCCAGGGGGCATCTCTGTCCTTGTTCTCACTTCAGCAGATATCCCTGGGGCCCTGGGTGGGTGACGCCGGGGCCTCCGTGGTGAGTCAGAGGCAGTCTGGTGCAACCTGGTTCGTGGGAGATGCAGGGACAGGCAGGCAGCGCTCAGGACTCAAGCTCTCATGGAGGTGGCGGGGCACCATGGGAGCCTGGAAGAGGTGTCTGAcccagccccagctcctcagTCTTGAAAGAGAATCAGCTGTCAGGCCGggagggaaggaggtgagggGTGATCTGGGTGCAGAGAACAACAGAAACTTTGAATACTCAAAGACAGGAGGAAGCCTGGGATGTTGAGAGGAGCAAATTGATGGATGCTTTTGGAGCATGAGCGTGTAGGGAGCTCATGTGTAGAGAGATGGGCAGGTGCAGAGTTTGAGGAGCTCAGATGCCAAACTGAGCAGCCCGTGGTTTGTCCTGGGGACACAGGAGAACCAGGAGACTTTGAGCGGTGGGGCGGGCTTAGGCCGGCTCTGGATGTCAGAAAGAGCCCTCTCAGCTGTGGAGCGTGATGAGACCAGACAGGAGGCCAGGAAGGGTGAGGCTGGGTGGTGGGGATGCTGGGGACTGGGGTAGAGGTTGGCTTCTGGGGTCAGGCCTACGTGATGGTAGGTGGTGGGGCTCCTGGGAGAAGGAGCTAGTAGTAAGTGTACGTGGTCCAAGGGACGTCCAGGTGACAGGTGCCATTTTGGGAGCTCAGGACGTGTCCTTAGGGGACAGTGTATGTTTGGGGTTCAAGCCACAGAAGCAGACAAGATCGCACATGGAGAGAGGGTGGTCCCTGGGTCCACATCAGAGACTGACCTTCCAGGGCTGTGGACGGGAAGACGGTGGGTCTGTCCCCAGGATGGAATACCCAGCAGGGAACAGGTTTGGGATGTGGCAAGGTGAGGGACCTAAAGGATGGCCTCAGAGACATCCTGAGGGCAGGGGATCCAGACAGGCTTGGAGCGCAGGGCGGTCTCTCCTGGAGGTGGAGAGTGAGTTGTCTGTTGTCGGACTCTGGACCAGTGTTGCTGAGAGCGCGGTCCATGCCTGGACCACCAGCATCCACATCATTTTGGATGCTGGTTAACGTACAGATTCACAGGCCCCACCCCAGGAGAGAGATTGCAATCTGGTGGCCTATGGGCCATGGTGCAGATGAGTTTTGTTTGGCCTTCCCTGTGTTAGCATATGTGGCATTTTTTTCTTGAGTTAGTTATAAAAATCaggttaatacacacacacacacacacacacacacacgcaaaatcTGCAGTCTTGGCATCTTTTGACAAGTCAGAAGAATTGGCACCCCTGGGCCCGCCCTTCTGCCTGGCAACAACGGGCTGGAGCTGCCCCTCTCCATGGGGCGTGTGCTCTCCGGTTCgccacagtccccaccactccctctTGGCTCCCCTGTGAGGCAGAGAGTCACTGCCTTTGTCACGGGGCTTGCACTGTGGTTGTTCTGTGGTAGCATTCAGAGGAAAGTGAAATCTTTCTTGTACTCATGTCTGTATCACAAGCGGCAAAacgaaagagagaaggagagggccGCGTGTTTCGAGAAAAGTGGGAGCGAGCCTATTTCTTTGTGGAAGTGAAGAGCATGCCTATGTGTTTAATATGCAAACAAATCGTGTCTGTGTTGAAAGAATACAACCTGAAACGCCACTACGAATCAAAGCATAGCAAGAGCTACGACCAGTACACAGAGCAGACTCGAGACGCCATCCTCAGCGAACTGAAAAAGGGACTCAAATGTCAGTAGGGTTTGTCTTGAAAAGCGAATTAACAGAAGTGGTGCGGCAGTGGTACGCCGTTCCGGAATCACGTGAGAAGAATGACCTGGGCATTCAGAGCTACAGCAGATGGCGAGTTGATAAAGGAGCAGAGTGACGTGTCCTTTACAGAAACACATGACTGTTGAGACCATTATTTAAGTCTAACGGGCATTTGCGTTGCACAGTGAGTTGGAGATAACTCGGGGGATTTAGAAGTCCAGTTGCTTGAAAGAGTCAAATTGATTGTGGCCTTTTCTTTCGCTGCTCATAAACTATTACCACCCAgttagctttatttatttgtggTGTTAAGAAACTTGATGTGACTGAAGAAGTCTGTGGCATGGTGCCAAGGCGGGCCCAACACTGGGAAaggactcatttttttttttgtatattgagAGAAAAGTTTCACATAGACTGGCCAGAGTTCTGAAGCACAACTACAGACAGCTGTCATGACAGGGGGACTTGACAGGACACCTTGAGCCAAGGTGACAATTTGGCAAGGACACGGAAGTCGGGTCGTTGCATCCATCATCAGGAGTTGACTTGTTCTGAGCAGCTGAACAGAACACACCGTGATGCTCTCGACACTTCCGCTCCTGGGCTTTAGTCACGAGTGAGTTGATGATGACTTGACCTGAGAGATTTCACAGAAGCTCTGTGACTTGGTTGTGGAAGAAATTGAAACTGTACAAGTTAATCAGCTTGGTTCATTTTAAATCAAGCAAAAGCCACAGTGGGTTCCCCTGAGAAGGTTAGTCAAAGACTTCTGGTCAAGGTTATGACCGTTCTGAACACTGAATATTTCTCTGCAAGGATGTCCACAAACAGCTACTTGAACGTAAGATGGTATATGCTTGGTCCTGGCAAAAACGGGGAATCCAccagcaaggaaaaaaaacatttactctttcctATGCCACAGTTGgctttcagaaatgaaagacGTGGCCTGGACTATATTCACCTACGTCCTGGGGTGGAAGACCAAATTCCCCCAAAGGCCCTCGGAATCCAGACTCATGAGAAGGAAGAGACACTGTCCAGTTTGCCTTTGTTGGTAAATGTTTCTTGTGTGAATACAGACCATAAATAGTAATTGAACTATGGTGCAATACGGCGCTGGTTCCTAAATACAAGTCTGTGTGAAGATGGTGAGATTCTACAACTATCTCCAGTAGTTGTCCTGAATATCCATGTTTGGGAGTACCCACGCTTGTGAACAGCTGTTTTCCGTTACGAACCTGAATCAAATTAAACATTGTTCCCAGTTTAAGGATTCAAGGCTGAATTCTAAACTGCCCATCCCCACCGTGCCACCCCAAGGCCTGACACATCTCGGTGTGGAAGGGAAGACGCCAGCCTTTTGGCTTCAACTCAAAGGCGCAAAAAGAATTATGAAagagaattttaataattaaatatttctatttttcaatttgtattttttcaattttgaatttaaaaatataaactccaGTATCATCCATGTTTGTATTATGTTCCATGCATTCACCATAGTTCAGTAAAGATCCGATTTGATGATATTTCTGGCCGTCGACTTTTCTTATACCTGGCTAGTTCACTCATTTATGTGACCCGCCTGGCCCCTGTAGGCATGTGAGTTTCCCATCCCTGCCCTGGAACTGCTGGATCCAGCGGGGGGAGGGCGGGGGTGTGGGAGTCGTGTGAGCAAGCTCTCTAGGCGATCCTCAGGAATGTGCGTGTGGAGCAGGAGGCACTGGTGACAGCGAAGAAGTGAAAGTGGGGGATTTCCCAGGCAGCCTGTGTAGCAGGGGTTTTTGAAAACTCAGATGGCTTCAGGGACCAGGCAGGTGATGAAAATGTGTGAAGCGGACGGGTGTAAGACAACAGGGAATGATGGGGACTGTGGCGAACTTGGAGAGTGCTTGCCCCGCCTAATGGCATTCAAATTGAAACCAAAAACACTGTGAGGACCAAACAAAATCTGCCTGTGGGTCTAATGAGGCCGCCAGGCCGCCATTTTGCGACCTCTGGAAGAAGGAGAAGACTCGAGAACAAGGACAGAACCCCGAGAAAGAGCCACGCGTAAGGTTTGGGCTGGGAGCCAGAAGCCAGGAGGAGAACCAGGCAAGTGTGGTATTCTGGAAGCTGAGTGTTTTTGAGGAGGGAGCGATCGACTCTGTCAGAAGCCGCTGAGAGGAGCAGGAAGCAGCCTTCGGTGTTTCCACCAGGGTGGCCACGTCCCCCGGCAAGGGAAACGCAGGTTTGGATCAGAAACAAATTGGTTAAAAGGAAAGGTTTCCAGTCGCCAGTTTGGCCATCTCATGCCAGTGGCGCCCTCTTGACCTTAACACTCAATTAGAGGAACCAGAGGGATTGTCGTGGCCTAATCACACTTGTTTATTGGAGTGAACCGGGGCTTGCTTATTAATAGTAGCAGACCTGTTAGGGGTGAAAGAAAATGCCCACCCACCAGCTCCAAAGAAGAATTAGGAGAAAAAGGACACCTTCTCAAAAGGGGTATTAAGAATGTATTTGTTTCAAGGTACACAAAACACTAACACATATTTTCTCACCAtcttggcatttaaaaaaaaattaacttttaaaatgtattgagttACACATACTAGAACAGTTTCCTAAAATGAAAAGGCACTGAAATGTGTGGAATAAAAAGGAGgcccaggccgggcacagtggttcacgcctgtaatcccagcactttgggaggccgaggcgggtggatcacctgagattgggagttcaagaccagcctgaccaacatggtgaaaccctgtctttactaaaaatacaaaattagctggccatggtggcacatacctgtagtcccagctacttgggaggctgaggcaggagaatcgcttgaactcgggaggcggaggttgtagtgagccgagattgcaccattgcactccagcctgggcaacaagagcaaaactccttctcagaaaaaagAGAGGAGGCCCAAGGAGTGAGGCCAGATCTAGACACATGGGACTCACCTCCCCATTTCATAGGCCAGGTAACAATAAGGCCTAAGAACTTCATGTGCACCTTAGAGCCAGCCAACACCAACGGAGCAAATCTTTTGGGAAAGTTTTTCTCTGAATGCAAGGTTCTCCTAAGGCAAGAAATAGTGAAAACCCTA is a genomic window containing:
- the MED25 gene encoding mediator of RNA polymerase II transcription subunit 25 isoform X6 produces the protein MVPGSEGPARAGGLVADVVFVIEGTANLGPYFEGLRKHYLLPAIEYFNGGPPAETDFGGDYGGTQYSLVVFNTVDCAPESYVQCHAPTSSAYEFVTWLDGIKFMGGGGESCSLIAEGLSTALQLFDDFKKMREQIGQTHRVCLLICNSPPYLLPAVESTTYSGCTTENLVQQIGERGIHFSIVSPRKLPALRLLFEKAAPPALLEPLQPPTDVSQDPRHMVLVRGLVLPVGGGSAPGPLQPKQPVPLPPAAPSGATLSAAPQQPLPPVPPQYQVPGNLSAAQVAAQNAVEAAKNQKAGLGPRFSPITPLQQAAPGVGPPFSQAPAPQLPPGPPGAPKPPPASQPSLVSTVAPGSGLAPTAQPGAPSMAGTVAPGGVSGPSPAQLGAPALGGQQSVSNKLLAWSGVLEWQEKPKPASVDANTKLTRSLPCQVYVNHGENLKTEQWPQKLIMQLIPQQLLTTLGPLFRNSRMVQFHFTNKDLESLKGLYRIMGNGFAGCVHFPHTAPCEVRVLMLLYSSKKKIFMGLIPYDQSGFVNGIRQVITNHKQVQQQKLEQQQRGMGGQQAPPGLGPILEDQARPSQNLLQLRPPQSQPQGTVGASGATGQPQPQGTAQPPPGAPQGPPGTASGPPPPGPILRPQNPGANPQLRSLLLNPPPPQTGVPPPQASLHHLQPPGAPALLPPPHQGLGQPQLGPPLLHPPPAQSWPAQLPPRAPLPEYNLKRHYESKHSKSYDQYTEQTRDAILSELKKGLKCQ
- the MED25 gene encoding mediator of RNA polymerase II transcription subunit 25 isoform X14, with protein sequence MGGGGESCSLIAEGLSTALQLFDDFKKMREQIGQTHRVCLLICNSPPYLLPAVESTTYSGCTTENLVQQIGERGIHFSIVSPRKLPALRLLFEKAAPPALLEPLQPPTDVSQDPRHMVLVRGLVLPVGGGSAPGPLQPKQPVPLPPAAPSGATLSAAPQQPLPPVPPQYQVPGNLSAAQVAAQNAVEAAKNQKAGLGPRFSPITPLQQAAPGVGPPFSQAPAPQLPPGPPGAPKPPPASQPSLVSTVAPGSGLAPTAQPGAPSMAGTVAPGGVSGPSPAQLGAPALGGQQSVSNKLLAWSGVLEWQEKPKPASVDANTKLTRSLPCQVYVNHGENLKTEQWPQKLIMQLIPQQLLTTLGPLFRNSRMVQFHFTNKDLESLKGLYRIMGNGFAGCVHFPHTAPCEVRVLMLLYSSKKKIFMGLIPYDQSGFVNGIRQVITNHKQVQQQKLEQQQRGMGGQQAPPGLGPILEDQARPSQNLLQLRPPQSQPQGTVGASGATGQPQPQGTAQPPPGAPQGPPGTASGPPPPGPILRPQNPGANPQLRSLLLNPPPPQTGVPPPQASLHHLQPPGAPALLPPPHQGLGQPQLGPPLLHPPPAQSWPAQLPPRAPLPAAKRKREGEGRVFREKWERAYFFVEVKSMPMCLICKQIVSVLKEYNLKRHYESKHSKSYDQYTEQTRDAILSELKKGLKCQ
- the MED25 gene encoding mediator of RNA polymerase II transcription subunit 25 isoform X21; the encoded protein is MGGGGESCSLIAEGLSTALQLFDDFKKMREQIGQTHRVCLLICNSPPYLLPAVESTTYSGCTTENLVQQIGERGIHFSIVSPRKLPALRLLFEKAAPPALLEPLQPPTDVSQDPRHMVLVRGLVLPVGGGSAPGPLQPKQPVPLPPAAPSGATLSAAPQQPLPPVPPQYQVPGNLSAAQVAAQNAVEAAKNQKAGLGPRFSPITPLQQAAPGVGPPFSQAPAPQLPPGPPGAPKPPPASQPSLVSTVAPGSGLAPTAQPGAPSMAGTVAPGGVSGPSPAQLGAPALGGQQSVSNKLLAWSGVLEWQEKPKPASVDANTKLTRSLPCQVYVNHGENLKTEQWPQKLIMQLIPQQLLTTLGPLFRNSRMVQFHFTNKDLESLKGLYRIMGNGFAGCVHFPHTAPCEVRVLMLLYSSKKKIFMGLIPYDQSGFVNGIRQVITNHKQVQQQKLEQQQRGMGGQQAPPGLGPILEDQARPSQNLLQLRPPQSQPQGTVGASGATGQPQPQGTAQPPPGAPQGPPGTASGPPPPGPILRPQNPGANPQLRSLLLNPPPPQTGVPPPQASLHHLQPPGAPALLPPPHQGLGQPQLGPPLLHPPPAQSWPAQLPPRAPLPEYNLKRHYESKHSKSYDQYTEQTRDAILSELKKGLKCQ